Proteins from one Oscillatoria nigro-viridis PCC 7112 genomic window:
- a CDS encoding EAL domain-containing protein translates to MGDRENQSISNLGEVGGVGDRHTASEALWLRDRALAATSCGIVIADANAPDCPIIYCNPAFERMTGYCASEILGRNCRFLQGPDTDRTTVAKIREALRQGRAIQTPIKNYRKDGTPFWTKLSLSPVRDDKANLTHFVGVQSDLSEPLCEVQQALQQANDQLQTILEAVPGTVSWISSDLRYLGVNQHLAKLHGLAPSAFVGQDIGFLGASSDFNSFVVEFFAGDATEAVKELNIKVQTDGGQSEGYYLIVAQKYDRGKAACLVGIDITERKRAEEALVLTRKAVESSSDAIGISDANGTHIYQNQAFSQLFEWDTAEEFKLAGGISAVFADPAVAREVLDTIAQGYSWFGEITNRTKSGETLQVLLRADAIKDRKGKIVGLIYMNTDITDQKRTEQELRQSEKRFRSLIENARDIIVILDEKGFCRYVSPSLERILGYPTGEVLGRSIFDLIHPDELLIVDQVFKGVMQMPKVSLGMAEYRVQHKDGSWCVLEAVATNLLNEPSVRGIVVNCHDVTERKMAEEQLLHDALHDALTELPNRALLTDRLGQAFARAQRHPSEQFAVLFLDLDRFKVINDSQGHRTGDRLLVAVARRLLTCLRPGDTVARLGGDEFVILLEEIKGVDEAIAQAKAILKTIERPLYLEGNKVLITASIGIALSTDKYQWPGDILRDADIAMYRAKALGKARYEVFTSAMHTRAVALMHLEHDLRESVEELNLKSSIVDFACGTAAENSPMSEIDRRLERPKSPLTTLKLECPFTVYYQPIVCLKTGSVIGFEALVRWLHPERGLVSPMEFIAMAEETGLIMPLGLWVLNESCRQIIKWQSLNLPVGNSRLTVAVNLSGRQFSEPESIEQIKQVLQETGVDARCLKLEITESVVMEDGEAAAAMLSQLRELGIDLCIDDFGTGYSSLSYLHKFPINILKVDRSFVSRIGETGENLEIVRAIVMLARSLGMEVVAEGVETAAQLAQMRAIGCEYGQGYFFSKPLDSEAATALLQRSPKW, encoded by the coding sequence ATGGGAGATCGGGAGAACCAGTCAATTTCTAATTTAGGTGAAGTGGGGGGTGTCGGCGATCGCCATACTGCGTCAGAAGCGCTGTGGCTGCGCGATCGAGCCTTGGCAGCTACTAGCTGCGGCATTGTCATTGCTGACGCCAATGCACCAGATTGTCCCATAATTTATTGCAATCCGGCCTTTGAACGGATGACAGGTTACTGCGCCAGCGAAATTTTGGGGCGTAATTGCAGATTTTTGCAAGGCCCGGATACCGATCGAACTACTGTAGCTAAGATCCGCGAGGCCTTGCGCCAAGGTAGAGCAATCCAGACACCAATCAAAAATTACCGCAAAGACGGCACTCCTTTTTGGACAAAATTATCGCTATCTCCCGTGCGAGACGACAAGGCTAATTTGACTCACTTTGTAGGAGTTCAGTCTGACTTGTCGGAACCCCTATGTGAAGTGCAGCAAGCATTGCAGCAAGCTAACGACCAACTGCAAACGATTTTGGAAGCAGTTCCGGGAACAGTATCTTGGATTAGCTCGGATTTGCGCTATTTGGGGGTTAACCAGCACTTAGCCAAACTTCACGGTTTGGCGCCGTCGGCTTTTGTCGGTCAAGATATTGGTTTTCTGGGTGCTAGCTCGGATTTTAACTCTTTTGTGGTGGAGTTTTTTGCCGGGGACGCTACGGAAGCGGTTAAAGAACTCAACATTAAGGTACAAACCGACGGGGGACAGTCCGAGGGATACTATTTGATTGTGGCTCAAAAGTACGATCGGGGCAAAGCAGCTTGTCTGGTAGGGATTGACATTACCGAGCGCAAGCGGGCAGAAGAAGCTCTGGTGCTGACTCGCAAGGCGGTGGAAAGTTCGAGCGACGCGATCGGCATCAGCGATGCGAACGGCACTCACATCTATCAAAATCAAGCGTTTTCTCAGCTATTTGAATGGGACACGGCAGAGGAATTTAAACTGGCCGGAGGTATATCGGCAGTTTTTGCTGACCCCGCAGTCGCCAGGGAGGTACTCGACACGATCGCCCAAGGTTATTCTTGGTTTGGTGAAATTACCAACCGCACTAAAAGCGGTGAAACTTTGCAAGTGTTGCTGCGGGCCGATGCTATTAAAGACCGCAAAGGGAAAATTGTCGGTCTGATTTACATGAATACCGATATTACCGACCAAAAGCGCACGGAACAAGAGCTGCGACAAAGCGAGAAGCGCTTTCGATCGTTGATTGAAAATGCTAGAGACATTATTGTGATTCTCGACGAGAAAGGCTTTTGCCGCTATGTCTCTCCTTCCCTAGAGCGGATTTTGGGCTACCCGACGGGGGAAGTGCTCGGCCGGTCTATATTTGACTTGATTCACCCTGACGAATTGCTGATAGTGGATCAAGTGTTCAAAGGTGTCATGCAAATGCCGAAAGTTAGCCTGGGAATGGCGGAATACCGAGTGCAGCACAAGGACGGTTCCTGGTGCGTGTTGGAAGCGGTGGCGACGAATTTGCTCAACGAACCTTCGGTGCGGGGAATTGTGGTCAACTGTCACGACGTGACTGAGCGCAAGATGGCTGAAGAACAATTGTTGCACGATGCTTTGCACGATGCGCTGACGGAGTTGCCCAACCGTGCTTTGTTGACTGACAGGTTGGGGCAAGCTTTTGCCCGCGCCCAACGGCATCCGAGCGAGCAGTTTGCGGTGCTGTTTCTGGATTTGGACAGGTTTAAGGTGATTAATGACAGTCAGGGACACCGCACGGGCGATCGGCTGTTGGTGGCTGTGGCTCGCCGTCTCTTGACTTGTTTGCGGCCAGGCGATACGGTGGCTCGTCTGGGGGGAGATGAGTTTGTGATTTTGCTTGAGGAAATTAAAGGTGTTGATGAGGCGATCGCCCAAGCAAAGGCAATTCTCAAAACCATCGAACGACCGCTTTATTTGGAAGGTAATAAAGTTTTAATTACTGCTAGCATCGGCATTGCTTTGAGTACCGACAAATATCAGTGGCCGGGAGATATTTTGCGCGATGCTGATATTGCGATGTACCGGGCCAAAGCTCTCGGTAAAGCTCGCTACGAAGTTTTTACCAGTGCGATGCACACTCGGGCTGTGGCTTTGATGCACTTGGAACACGATTTGCGGGAGTCGGTTGAAGAACTAAATTTGAAATCTTCGATCGTGGATTTCGCCTGCGGGACGGCGGCGGAAAACTCGCCGATGAGTGAAATCGATCGGAGATTGGAGCGTCCGAAGTCGCCATTGACTACTTTAAAATTGGAATGTCCTTTTACTGTTTATTATCAGCCGATCGTTTGTTTGAAAACTGGCTCTGTTATCGGATTTGAGGCGCTGGTGCGCTGGCTGCACCCGGAACGGGGTTTAGTTTCCCCGATGGAATTTATTGCGATGGCTGAGGAAACTGGGTTAATTATGCCTTTGGGTTTGTGGGTTTTGAACGAAAGCTGCCGCCAAATTATTAAGTGGCAGAGTTTGAATTTACCTGTGGGAAATTCGCGGCTGACTGTAGCAGTAAATCTTTCGGGGCGGCAGTTTTCGGAACCGGAGTCGATCGAGCAAATTAAGCAAGTTTTGCAGGAAACGGGTGTTGACGCTCGCTGTTTGAAGTTGGAGATTACCGAGAGTGTGGTGATGGAAGATGGGGAAGCGGCGGCGGCGATGCTTTCGCAGTTGAGAGAGTTGGGGATCGATCTGTGCATTGATGATTTTGGCACTGGTTATTCGTCTCTGAGTTATTTGCACAAGTTTCCGATTAATATTTTGAAGGTCGATCGCTCTTTTGTCAGTCGCATCGGAGAAACGGGTGAAAATTTGGAAATCGTGCGGGCGATCGTGATGCTGGCCCGCAGTTTGGGGATGGAGGTAGTGGCAGAAGGGGTCGAAACCGCCGCCCAGTTGGCTCAAATGCGGGCGATCGGCTGCGAGTACGGTCAGGGGTACTTTTTCTCTAAACCTCTCGACAGCGAGGCAGCTACAGCCTTATTACAGCGATCGCCCAAATGGTGA
- a CDS encoding Uma2 family endonuclease: MSQSVVPAVEEKQLDTLPTLTFEEYRVYQGESDVRYELYKGKLIPMPTATVLHIKICEYLVYQLQRYLAEHNLDLVVKTGLGVRTDEDKSRIPDVVVCTQSLLEQAAARPGAGILEFDEKPLLVVEVVSENRREDYVIKRGEYELANVPEYCIVDPKVGKQKIRLFALIEGEDGYTYTDFLPGEEIVSVVFPDLVLSVDEILNPPLVEELVKAENAQLRQLEQEAAMERERAQEQGQRAQEEHQRAERLAARLRELGVDPDAV; the protein is encoded by the coding sequence ATGTCTCAATCTGTTGTGCCAGCAGTCGAAGAAAAACAGCTCGATACTTTGCCGACATTAACTTTTGAAGAATACCGAGTTTATCAAGGAGAATCTGATGTAAGATATGAACTGTACAAAGGCAAATTAATCCCGATGCCAACAGCCACAGTTTTACACATCAAAATTTGCGAATATTTAGTTTACCAATTGCAGCGTTACTTAGCTGAACACAATCTCGACTTAGTAGTAAAAACGGGTCTGGGAGTGAGAACAGATGAAGATAAATCTCGGATTCCCGATGTAGTTGTCTGCACTCAAAGTCTTTTGGAACAAGCTGCTGCTAGACCAGGTGCAGGTATCCTCGAATTTGATGAAAAGCCGCTGTTAGTGGTAGAAGTTGTCAGCGAAAATCGCCGCGAAGATTACGTGATTAAACGCGGAGAGTACGAATTAGCGAATGTGCCAGAATATTGCATTGTTGACCCTAAAGTTGGTAAGCAAAAAATTAGGCTTTTTGCATTGATTGAAGGTGAAGATGGTTACACGTATACAGATTTCTTGCCTGGTGAGGAAATTGTGTCTGTAGTATTTCCCGATCTGGTTTTATCGGTGGATGAAATACTAAACCCGCCATTGGTAGAGGAGTTAGTTAAGGCAGAAAACGCTCAATTGCGGCAACTCGAACAGGAAGCTGCAATGGAACGCGAACGCGCCCAAGAGCAGGGTCAACGTGCCCAAGAGGAGCATCAACGCGCTGAAAGGTTGGCGGCGAGATTGCGGGAATTGGGCGTAGATCCTGATGCTGTATAG
- a CDS encoding DUF1802 family protein, producing MNLGIIKGIQLPACDVDLLTLGRLIAVPFRQNIREGEVLWLYPSQHLPDNLSLDQYYQTQYLTKAESAFAELQTYPIQIKVWARCEYHWRINPQQKYLLEKIAKSTVWKLEALEHIFAQYQVLKLLILRVYRLSNPCVVNVQTESGAFYWPQRDDVMAMNSEIDTPVISEASFYQRKALLVAGEVYPYKYLEALQLQVEEIGSSNLAANPLNDDIKMFLGWSEKLPTTQPDPDLAWISAIAQIGNSSDGNTFEKLVRKSFVKLGFVNSNTNPKASLNPESTGGAGGLDFYCETPYPVAGECKASKFESVPNSVTAQLIHLGLTHLGQDKFDRSVKIILAAGPLTNPANQAAIGSKMNVIRPETLQKLVELKAKQPGSIDLLQLKPCLEQQPFGEEADAKVNRYIDEVREKLKVRSHIVQLVKDFLERTKSTSVEFNQLHGAYAFSMSPQPSLKYEEMHQILIELSSPLTGYLGRIKGENWQSDRFYFLRDLPLDD from the coding sequence ATGAATCTTGGAATCATTAAGGGTATTCAATTACCAGCTTGTGATGTTGACCTGCTAACATTAGGCAGGCTAATTGCTGTACCATTCAGGCAAAATATCAGAGAAGGTGAGGTACTCTGGCTCTATCCCAGTCAACACCTTCCTGATAATCTTAGCCTCGATCAATACTATCAGACTCAATATTTGACGAAGGCGGAAAGTGCATTTGCTGAACTTCAAACATATCCTATTCAGATTAAAGTATGGGCGCGTTGTGAATATCATTGGCGGATTAATCCACAACAAAAGTACCTTCTAGAGAAGATTGCCAAGTCAACCGTTTGGAAATTGGAAGCTTTGGAACATATTTTTGCACAATACCAAGTTCTCAAGCTATTGATTTTACGAGTTTATCGCCTGTCTAATCCTTGCGTAGTCAATGTGCAAACAGAGTCAGGAGCCTTCTATTGGCCGCAGCGCGACGATGTGATGGCAATGAATAGCGAGATTGATACTCCGGTGATTTCTGAAGCTAGTTTTTATCAGCGTAAAGCTCTCTTGGTGGCGGGAGAAGTCTATCCTTATAAATATTTAGAAGCTTTGCAGTTGCAAGTTGAGGAAATTGGTAGTAGCAACTTAGCTGCCAATCCGCTCAACGATGATATCAAAATGTTTCTAGGTTGGTCGGAAAAATTACCCACAACACAACCAGACCCGGATTTAGCATGGATAAGTGCGATCGCACAAATCGGAAACTCTAGCGATGGTAATACATTTGAAAAGTTAGTCCGCAAAAGTTTTGTCAAGCTAGGTTTTGTCAATTCTAACACCAATCCGAAAGCTAGTCTCAATCCAGAATCGACAGGCGGCGCTGGTGGTTTAGACTTTTATTGCGAGACTCCCTATCCAGTAGCGGGAGAGTGCAAAGCTAGCAAATTTGAAAGTGTACCTAATAGTGTAACGGCTCAACTAATTCATTTAGGTTTGACTCACTTGGGTCAAGATAAGTTCGATCGATCCGTTAAAATTATTTTGGCGGCTGGGCCTTTAACTAATCCAGCTAATCAAGCAGCTATTGGTAGTAAAATGAACGTAATTCGCCCTGAAACATTGCAAAAGCTGGTTGAACTGAAAGCTAAGCAACCAGGTTCGATCGATTTATTACAGTTAAAACCTTGTTTAGAACAACAGCCGTTTGGTGAGGAAGCCGATGCTAAGGTTAATCGCTATATTGACGAGGTGCGGGAAAAGCTTAAAGTGCGATCGCACATAGTTCAGCTAGTCAAAGACTTTTTGGAAAGAACAAAATCAACAAGTGTTGAATTTAATCAGCTTCACGGTGCTTATGCCTTTTCTATGTCGCCCCAACCTTCTTTAAAATATGAAGAAATGCACCAAATTTTAATAGAACTTTCCTCACCTTTGACGGGTTACTTAGGGCGAATTAAAGGCGAAAATTGGCAAAGCGATCGCTTTTATTTCCTGCGCGACTTGCCGCTAGATGATTGA
- a CDS encoding RNA-guided endonuclease InsQ/TnpB family protein — MKARYQYRIYPTHQQQQSLAQLFGCCRVVWNDALALCKQFEKKPSSAELQKIVITQAKKTEERAWLSEVSNIPLQQSLADLETAFQNFFNSCKGKRKGRKVQYPKLKKRTNRQSARFRMGGFSFKNGGVYLAKIGIVNPVWSRNLPSEPSSVTVIKDCANRYFLSFVVEVQPIQVEAKNPSIGIDLGIKTFAVMSNSEKAESPSYKKLDRKVRKLQRKLARQPKDSKRRNITRIKLATLHNRITDTRKDFLHKLSTKIVNENQVIILEDLNVSGMLKNRKLSRAISQQGWREFRTLCESKSEKFGREFQVISRWEPTSQVCADCGFKWGKIDLSIRSVVCMSCGTEQDRDENAAKIIEKVGMGNRHDSKRAQRVCQASNG, encoded by the coding sequence ATGAAAGCAAGGTATCAATACAGAATTTATCCGACTCATCAGCAACAGCAGAGTTTAGCTCAGTTGTTTGGATGCTGTCGAGTAGTCTGGAATGATGCCCTAGCGCTCTGCAAACAGTTTGAGAAAAAGCCAAGCTCTGCTGAACTTCAGAAAATAGTAATAACCCAAGCCAAAAAGACCGAAGAAAGAGCTTGGTTAAGTGAAGTTTCTAATATCCCCTTACAGCAGTCTCTAGCTGATTTGGAAACAGCTTTCCAGAACTTTTTCAACTCCTGTAAGGGAAAGCGGAAAGGTCGTAAAGTTCAGTATCCTAAATTAAAAAAAAGAACAAATAGGCAATCAGCGCGATTTAGGATGGGAGGGTTTTCCTTCAAAAATGGGGGTGTCTATTTAGCTAAAATTGGTATTGTCAATCCAGTATGGTCGAGAAATCTACCTTCAGAACCTAGCTCTGTCACAGTAATCAAAGATTGTGCAAACCGTTATTTTTTAAGTTTTGTTGTAGAGGTTCAACCAATTCAAGTCGAAGCTAAAAACCCAAGTATCGGAATTGACTTGGGAATCAAAACCTTTGCAGTAATGAGTAACAGCGAAAAAGCCGAAAGTCCTAGCTACAAAAAGTTAGACCGGAAAGTTCGCAAACTCCAACGCAAGTTAGCCCGCCAGCCCAAAGATTCCAAAAGGAGAAATATAACTCGAATCAAGCTCGCCACACTACACAATCGTATTACGGACACCCGTAAAGATTTCCTGCATAAATTATCAACCAAAATCGTCAACGAAAACCAAGTGATTATTCTGGAAGATTTGAACGTGTCAGGAATGCTGAAGAATCGGAAACTCTCAAGGGCGATTAGCCAACAAGGATGGAGAGAATTTAGAACTCTCTGTGAATCCAAATCCGAAAAATTTGGCAGAGAGTTTCAAGTAATTAGTAGGTGGGAACCTACTAGCCAAGTCTGTGCGGACTGTGGCTTTAAGTGGGGAAAAATTGATTTGTCTATTCGTTCAGTGGTTTGCATGAGTTGTGGTACTGAGCAAGACAGAGATGAGAATGCGGCTAAAATTATAGAGAAAGTCGGGATGGGGAATCGCCACGACTCTAAACGGGCGCAGAGGGTTTGTCAGGCTAGCAACGGTTAG
- a CDS encoding prohibitin family protein codes for MKTMQSVRYNLALYIVGGIVFIIAALILKPFTIVGAGERGVMMRFGKVQDAILDEGIHPILPIVTSVKTLSVRVQKTDLKADAASKDLQSITTDLAVNWNVDPAKVNQVFQQVGDEEQIVASILSPAISEVLKAATSKKTAEEIITKRTELKTEIDNSLKKRLEPYGVIVRDVSLINFGFSPEFSKAIEAKQIAEQEAKQAEFAVKKATQDAQAEINRAKGQAEAQRLQRQTLTPEILQQQAIEKWNGQFPTVMGGGGTLPLINIAPPSSQAATPPK; via the coding sequence ATGAAAACCATGCAAAGTGTTCGGTACAACCTAGCTCTCTACATCGTCGGCGGCATCGTCTTCATCATCGCCGCCTTAATTTTAAAACCTTTTACCATCGTCGGTGCAGGGGAACGCGGCGTCATGATGCGCTTTGGCAAAGTTCAAGACGCGATTTTAGATGAAGGCATTCACCCGATTTTACCGATCGTCACCTCTGTAAAAACTCTCAGCGTGCGGGTACAAAAAACAGATTTGAAAGCAGATGCAGCATCCAAAGATTTGCAAAGCATTACTACAGATTTGGCAGTCAACTGGAATGTTGACCCCGCCAAAGTAAATCAAGTTTTCCAACAAGTGGGAGACGAAGAACAAATTGTTGCCAGCATTCTGAGTCCGGCAATTTCGGAAGTTCTCAAAGCAGCAACTTCTAAAAAAACCGCAGAAGAAATTATCACTAAGCGCACCGAACTCAAAACAGAAATCGACAACAGCCTCAAAAAGCGTTTAGAACCTTACGGCGTCATCGTCAGAGATGTTTCGTTAATAAATTTTGGCTTTTCGCCAGAATTTAGCAAAGCCATCGAAGCCAAACAGATAGCAGAACAAGAAGCAAAACAAGCAGAATTTGCAGTTAAAAAAGCAACTCAAGACGCTCAAGCTGAAATAAACCGCGCTAAAGGTCAAGCCGAAGCACAACGCTTGCAGCGGCAAACATTAACTCCCGAAATATTGCAGCAGCAAGCAATTGAAAAATGGAACGGTCAGTTTCCGACAGTAATGGGAGGAGGCGGAACTTTGCCATTAATTAATATTGCGCCGCCTAGTTCTCAAGCTGCAACTCCTCCTAAATAA
- a CDS encoding Uma2 family endonuclease translates to MSQSIVPAVEEKQIDTSPTLTFEEYRVYQSNDDVKYELYKGKLIPMATASALHTSICEFWVYKLQRYLAEHNLDLVVKTSVGVRTEDATSRIPDVVVCTESLWQQVLARPGSGILDLSETPLFVVEVVSQDRRADYVLKRTEYEQANVPEYVIVDPTQNRQRVRVMAFPEGDDVYTQVDYLPGEEMVSVVFPNLRLSVNEILDPPLVEGLIKAEQAQLQKAERLAARLRELGIDPDAV, encoded by the coding sequence ATGTCTCAATCTATTGTGCCAGCAGTCGAAGAAAAACAGATCGATACTTCGCCCACATTAACTTTTGAAGAATACAGAGTTTATCAAAGCAATGACGATGTAAAATATGAATTGTACAAAGGCAAATTAATACCGATGGCAACGGCTAGCGCATTACACACCAGTATCTGCGAATTTTGGGTTTACAAATTGCAGCGTTACCTAGCTGAACACAATCTAGATTTAGTCGTAAAAACTTCTGTGGGAGTCAGAACCGAAGATGCTACATCCCGCATTCCCGATGTAGTTGTTTGCACAGAAAGTTTGTGGCAACAAGTTCTTGCCAGACCTGGTTCTGGCATCTTAGACTTGAGCGAAACACCTTTATTTGTAGTAGAAGTAGTGAGCCAAGATCGGCGGGCAGATTATGTACTTAAACGAACAGAATACGAACAGGCTAACGTGCCGGAATATGTGATTGTCGATCCGACACAAAACAGACAGCGGGTGCGAGTTATGGCATTTCCAGAAGGTGATGACGTTTATACACAGGTAGATTACTTGCCGGGTGAGGAAATGGTATCTGTAGTATTTCCCAATCTGAGATTATCAGTCAATGAAATTTTAGATCCGCCATTGGTAGAAGGGTTAATTAAGGCAGAACAAGCTCAATTGCAGAAAGCTGAAAGATTGGCGGCGAGATTGCGGGAATTGGGCATAGATCCTGATGCTGTGTAG
- a CDS encoding zinc ribbon domain-containing protein: MNRRSDWFWKLAHELTDKFDVLCFETLNLKGMQRLWGRKISDLAFGEFLQILEWVAKKKGKEVVFIDRWYPSSKTCVHCGHVLKELDF; encoded by the coding sequence GTGAATCGTCGCTCTGATTGGTTCTGGAAATTGGCTCACGAACTAACTGATAAGTTCGACGTGCTGTGCTTTGAGACGTTGAATCTAAAAGGAATGCAACGACTTTGGGGACGTAAAATTTCAGACCTTGCATTCGGCGAATTTCTCCAAATTCTCGAATGGGTTGCCAAAAAGAAAGGAAAAGAAGTAGTTTTCATTGACCGTTGGTATCCATCTAGTAAGACTTGCGTGCATTGTGGACACGTTCTGAAAGAGTTGGATTTTTGA
- a CDS encoding zinc ribbon domain-containing protein: MNAVLKDGACIPISWSVREWRCPSCQKVNDRDENAAINICVVGASTAKLGDVRQAMPAIAV; the protein is encoded by the coding sequence ATTAATGCCGTCTTGAAAGACGGGGCTTGTATCCCCATTTCTTGGTCAGTTCGTGAATGGCGCTGTCCGTCCTGTCAAAAGGTGAACGACAGAGACGAGAACGCGGCGATAAATATTTGTGTGGTTGGGGCATCAACCGCTAAGTTAGGTGATGTTAGACAGGCTATGCCTGCAATTGCTGTCTGA